A single window of Hemibagrus wyckioides isolate EC202008001 linkage group LG28, SWU_Hwy_1.0, whole genome shotgun sequence DNA harbors:
- the LOC131348283 gene encoding uncharacterized protein LOC131348283, whose product MLQQPMPEEMILFDWLTENGSKVALKHLAKEKRGTYPTTGTPADIYAWWIQYKEGKKKNKIAMSIMAFHYPTVVMHLDRFRNKALQLENTTKSQEEEINLLKRKLLQKEAENTQLFNQMSEISSEVLQLKSKTDSQKKQITLLKQRVQVQEAEKEDLKDEISNYKATLDDSKSLLRRPPVVMSSLQRSLFSLLAELPDLEYDNSNYEFWAKIKSWLLKGEVAPQSVFELVQIKCPLKAWQIIAEKFVNKALKDTDFSNHVETGRQLEKLWKCVSEALGPGTKLFEKYYYRKQEAGETFETYIQEKFKLYCSFGVDNTEPDRNDLHFLYNVIEKAAKSYQTLGFTCPKSYADLLARSMLVDRMLMAAEWNNKCRNCCREGHTIAKCRRPGGEAEVGPNECYTCGMYGHWARECSTIC is encoded by the coding sequence ATGCTTCAACAACCGATGCCAGAAGAGATGATCTTATTCGACTGGTTAACAGAAAATGGAAGCAAGGTTGCCTTGAAGCATTTGGCTAAAGAAAAGAGGGGCACGTACCCCACAACTGGAACCCCTGCTGATATCTACGCTTGGTGGATACAGTACAAAGAGGgtaaaaagaagaacaaaataGCAATGAGCATCATGGCTTTTCACTATCCCACAGTAGTCATGCACCTGGACAGGTTCCGAAACAAAGCGCTACAGCTGGAGAATACAACAAAGTCTCAAGAAGAAGAGATCAATTTGCTGAAGCGAAAACTCCTgcaaaaggaagcagaaaacacGCAGTTATTTAATCAGATGTCTGAAATATCCAGTGAGGTGTTACAGCTTAAGTCCAAGACAGACTCTCAAAAGAAACAAATCACCTTGCTGAAGCAAAGAGTCCAGGTACAGGAAGCAGAAAAAGAGGACCTGAAAGACGAGATTTCTAATTATAAAGCAACCCTAGATGACTCCAAAAGTCTCTTAAGACGTCCACCGGTGGTGATGTCCAGCTTGCAGAGATCGCTTTTTTCTCTCCTTGCAGAACTTCCAGACTTAGAGTACGACAACTCCAACTATGAGTTCTGGGCCAAGATAAAGAGTTGGCTCCTCAAAGGAGAAGTGGCTCCTCAGAGTGTCTTTGAACTCGTCCAAATAAAATGCCCTCTGAAAGCTTGGCAGATAATTGCAGAGAAATTCGTCAACAAAGCCTTGAAGGATACAGACTTTTCCAACCATGTGGAGACGGGAAGACAGTTGGAGAAGCTCTGGAAGTGCGTCTCGGAAGCTCTAGGGCCAGGTACCAAACTCTTTGAGAAGTACTACTACCGGAAGCAGGAAGCTGGCGAAACATTTGAGACCTATATTCAAGAGAAGTTTAAGCTGTACTGTTCCTTCGGGGTGGACAACACAGAGCCGGACAGGAACGACCTGCATTTTCTCTATAATGTCATAGAGAAAGCCGCAAAGAGCTATCAGACCTTAGGGTTCACGTGTCCCAAAAGCTACGCCGACTTGCTGGCTAGGTCCATGCTTGTTGACAGGATGCTAATGGCAGCAGAGTGGAATAACAAGTGCAGGAATTGTTGCAGGGAAGGCCACACTATAGCTAAGTGCAGGAGACCTGGAGGGGAAGCAGAGGTCGGACCGAACGAGTGCTATACATGTGGGATGTATGGTCACTGGGCCAGGGAATGCTCGACAATCTGCTAA
- the chrne gene encoding acetylcholine receptor subunit epsilon, translated as MAARSVWACLVVTVLVYTVSQVSANEESKLIADIFKNYSKNIRPAKHPDDKVDVQVKLTLTNLISLNEKEETLTTSVWLEIQWNDYRLTWNTSEYYGIDIIRVPCTTVWRPDIVLENNIDGNFDVAYYANVLISSDGSVYWLPPAIYRSTCAIEITYFPFDWQNCTLIFRSQTYSANEINIILAIDGDTNMPIEWVEIDPEAFTENGEWAIKHRPARKLTNPRYSPDDLEYQEVYFNLIIQRKPLFYIINIILPCSLISSLVVLAYFMPAKAGGQKITVSISVLLAQTVFLFLIAQKVPETSLSVPLIGKYLIFVMSVTTLIVTNCIIVLNYSCRTPSTHSMSRRLKHIFLEVIPRFLGMTPLVDEGEEAAGMDGVRERRRSSFGLMQRAEEYVLKQPRSEMMFDKQRERHGLTRSFVDAIDVSTTARLYKSLAQAAPEIKECVDACNFIAESTREQNDIGSEMESWVLIGKMIDKVCFWAAILLFSIGTVAIFLMGHFNQVPEYPFSWENKKYIRE; from the exons ATGGCGGCCCGGTCTGTTTGGGCATGTTTGGTTGTGACTGTGCTTGTCTATACAGTATCGCAAG tcagTGCCAATGAAGAGTCTAAGCTCATAGCAGATATTTTTAAGAATTACAGTAAGAACATCCGGCCAGCGAAGCACCCAGATGACAAGGTGGATGTTCAGGTCAAACTCACCCTCACCAACCTGATCTCCTTG AACGAGAAAGAGGAGACGCTAACCACCAGTGTATGGCTCGAGATC CAATGGAATGACTATCGTCTAACATGGAACACCTCAGAGTACTACGGCATCGATATTATCCGTGTACCCTGCACCACTGTGTGGCGGCCGGATATAGTGCTGGAGAATAA CATCGATGGGAATTTTGATGTCGCGTACTATGCTAACGTGCTAATCTCCAGTGATGGCTCCGTGTACTGGTTACCCCCAGCCATCTACCGCAGCACCTGCGCTATAGAGATTACCTACTTCCCATTCGACTGGCAAAACTGTACGCTGATCTTCAG GTCTCAGACATACAGCGCTAACGAGATCAACATAATCTTGGCTATTGATGGCGACACCAACATGCCCATTGAGTGGGTGGAAATCGACCCCGAGGCCTTCACTG AAAACGGTGAGTGGGCTATCAAGCATCGGCCGGCACGCAAACTTACCAACCCACGCTATTCCCCGGATGACCTGGAGTACCAGGAGGTCTACTTCAACCTCATTATCCAGAGAAAACCCCTCTtctacatcatcaacatcattctGCCCTGTTCACTCATCTCCTCACTCGTCGTACTGGCCTACTTCATGCCTGCTAAGG CGGGAGGACAGAAGATAACCGTGTCCATCTCCGTCCTCCTGGCTCAGACTGTCTTCCTCTTTCTGATCGCTCAGAAGGTTCCAGAAACATCTCTCTCTGTACCTCTTATCGGAAA GTACCTGATCTTCGTCATGTCTGTCACTACGCTCATCGTCACAAACTGCATCATCGTTCTGAACTACTCCTGCCGGACCCCGAGCACACACTCCATGTCTCGCAGACTCAAACAT ATTTTCCTGGAGGTGATCCCTCGGTTCCTGGGTATGACCCCGCTGGTGGACGAGGGAGAAGAAGCTGCAGGGATGGATGGAGTAAGGGAAAGGAGACGCAGCTCATTTGGCCTGATGCAGCGGGCGGAGGAGTACGTGTTGAAGCAGCCACGGAGCGAGATGATGTTTgataagcagagagagagacatgggcTCACACGATCGTTCG TGGACGCTATCGATGTGAGCACCACGGCCAGACTGTACAAAAGTTTGGCGCAAGCAGCACCAGAGATTAAAGAGTGTGTGGACGCCTGCAACTTTATAGCAGAGAGCACAAGGGAACAGAATGACATTGgctct GAGATGGAGAGCTGGGTGCTGATCGGCAAGATGATCGATAAAGTCTGCTTCTGGGCGGCCATCTTGCTCTTCTCCATCGGAACGGTGGCCAtcttcctcatgggtcatttcAACCAGGTGCCCGAGTACCCTTTCTCCTGggagaataaaaaatacattcgTGAGTAA
- the gltpd2b gene encoding glycolipid transfer protein domain-containing protein 2 produces MGVRGRATLAVIVIIISLFSLWLYGGLDHYWENCRKDSITEEHSTSLYGSNTWSEDNPPPLEVCPGQKFQFAYLLMHLQAAPVSTNDVLLKPYLASWDELIKFMETLGPMVGIISQEIETKTSIIRKLAKKEEEENNPQGRNASASHGAYVSVRSMIVAELERGFVNFDRLTESGCRTLLRLHRALLWLQLFLHSLADKKKEMMEHSPSELCREAYRLTLAQHHSWWVKKAAELAFVAMPERRFFYKLMCVRTQAEASALLNRVVKAIQIVYDRTQVALVEYDMLALP; encoded by the exons ATGGGAGTGAGAGGAAGAGCCACTTTGGctgtcatcgtcatcatcatctctcttttctctctatGGCTCT atggTGGTTTAGATCATTACTGGGAAAACTGCCGAAAGGATTCCATTACAGAAGAACAT TCTACCAGTTTGTACGGGAGTAACACCTGGTCAGAAGACAACCCGCCTCCACTGGAGGTATGTCCGGGACAGAAATTCCAGTTTGCTTACTTGCTGATGCATCTGCAGGCTGCACCAGTGTCAACCAATGATGTTTTGCTAAAGCCATACCTAGCCAGCTGGGATGAGCTCATCAA GTTCATGGAGACCTTGGGACCTATGGTGGGTATAATCTCCCAGGAAATTGAGACAAAGACCTCCATTATCCGCAAGCTTGCcaaaaaagaggaggaggagaataaTCCGCAAGGAAGAAATGCTTCAGCCTCACATGGTGCATATGTTTCAGTGCGCTCCATGATCGTAGCAGAGCTGGAGCGGGGTTTCGTGAACTTTGATCGGTTGACGGAATCAGGTTGCAGGACTCTTTTGCGCCTCCATCGTGCTCTCCTCTGGTTGCAGCTCTTTCTACACAGCCTGGCTGACAAAAAGAAGGAAATGATGGAGCACAGTCCATCTGAGCTCTGTCGAGAGGCTTATCGACTCACGCTGGCTCAGCACCACTCCTGGTGGGTGAAGAAGGCGGCGGAGCTAGCTTTCGTAGCAATGCCTGAGAGACGGTTCTTCTACaaactgatgtgtgtgagaacgCAGGCAGAGGCATCAGCGTTGTTGAACAGAGTGGTCAAAGCCATCCAGATAGTCTATGACAGGACTCAAGTGGCACTGGTGGAATATGATATGCTAGCACTACCCTAA